A genome region from Arachis duranensis cultivar V14167 chromosome 6, aradu.V14167.gnm2.J7QH, whole genome shotgun sequence includes the following:
- the LOC107494010 gene encoding protein FAR1-RELATED SEQUENCE 5-like has protein sequence MKDVGLWIISTVVLNHSHPCCPDRVEILKQHRELSMFVLCTIETNKEAGIKPRNTYQSFVAAAGSHWELSFIEKDVRNYITREVRNVSEQDDAKEFEKYLLRMKEKNQNFFFELNLEGNHSIKHAFWADARSRATCEYFGDMVSIDTTYNTNKYNLVFSSFVGMNHHDQSILLKCALMKNEDIQSFKWLCGCWLRCKGGKAPKGILADQCALM, from the exons ATGAAGGACGTCGGTCTTTGGATAATTTCCACAGTTGTTCTAAATCATTCACACCCTTGTTGTCCAGACCGTGTAGAGATACTAAAACAACACAGGGAGCTAAGCATGTTCGTGCTTTGCACCATCGAAACCAACAAGGAAGCCGGAATCAAACCGAGAAACACTTACCAATCATTCGTAGCAGCAGCCGGCAGTCATTGGGAACTAAGTTTTATAGAAAAAGACGTGAGGAATTACATCACAAGGGAAGTACGGAATGTGTCGGAACAAGACGATGCCAAAGAATTCGAGAAGTActtattaagaatgaaagagaagaaccaaaatttctttttcgagcTTAACCTCGAAGGCAATCACTCCATCAAACATGCATTCTGGGCCGACGCAAGAAGCAGGGCTACATGCGAATATTTTGGTGACATGGTTTCAATCGACACCACGTACAACACAAACAA GTACAATCTGGTTTTTAGTTCTTTTGTGGGCATGAATCACCACGATCAGTCAATACTTCTCAAATGCGCTCTGATGAAAAACGAGGACATCCAATCATTCAAATGGCTATGCGGGTGTTGGCTTCGTTGCAAGGGAGGAAAGgcaccaaaaggcattctcgcCGACCAATGCGCATTGATGTAA